One segment of Gemmatimonadaceae bacterium DNA contains the following:
- a CDS encoding response regulator transcription factor, which translates to MPTETIRVMLTDDHHVVRTGLRAVLGSAKDIVVVAEAASGREAIALAGRVQPDVILMDLSMSDIDGLEATRQITATEPHPRILILTMHEEEEYLAEALKAGASGYLVKSAAHQELVDAVRAVAYGDVYVRPAAAHVLAQRMRAADRSRSDRTLFEKLTERERDVLVLVAQGYSAPDIGERLSISPKTVDTYKQRINEKIKLGARPDYVRFALRLGLLTPEPQSAS; encoded by the coding sequence ATGCCTACAGAAACGATTCGCGTGATGCTCACGGACGACCACCACGTCGTTCGCACGGGGCTCCGCGCCGTATTGGGATCAGCGAAGGACATTGTCGTCGTTGCCGAAGCCGCGAGTGGCCGAGAGGCAATCGCGCTCGCTGGCCGCGTTCAGCCGGACGTCATTCTCATGGACCTCTCCATGAGCGACATCGATGGACTCGAGGCAACGCGACAGATCACCGCCACGGAACCGCATCCACGGATTCTCATCCTCACGATGCACGAGGAAGAGGAATATCTCGCGGAAGCACTCAAGGCGGGTGCGTCGGGATATCTCGTCAAGAGCGCCGCGCATCAGGAGCTCGTCGATGCAGTGCGCGCCGTGGCGTACGGTGACGTGTACGTTCGTCCCGCGGCCGCTCACGTGCTGGCGCAGCGGATGCGAGCCGCCGATCGATCGAGGAGTGATCGTACGCTCTTCGAGAAGCTCACGGAGCGCGAGCGCGACGTGCTGGTCCTCGTCGCGCAGGGCTACTCCGCGCCTGACATCGGCGAGCGGCTCTCGATCAGTCCGAAGACAGTCGATACGTACAAGCAGCGCATCAACGAGAAGATCAAGTTGGGTGCGCGGCCGGATTACGTGCGCTTCGCGTTGAGATTGGGGCTGTTGACGCCAGAGCCGCAGAGCGCGTCGTAG
- a CDS encoding universal stress protein, with protein sequence METVIEKRVETEPATKSEPILVATDGLPQSRGALKTARALADRFGTTMRVVSVHQWPMLVIADGQTLLDPSVAQSIRDDLVRRVREQCTLIEKKGPRVDACEVLNGEPARVITESAVDKHARLIVVGLGRHELVDRIFGDETALKVARLSHVPVLAVPEHGAAAPRHAVVGVDFSEGSVRAAEGALRLLADDGLLELVHVIPRERLLFDTWVSEEDYTRYVRQSLTRFVARLDVPSGVRVEDVILSGDAAREIQSYASRAGADLIAAGSHGHGFVTRLVVGSVTTKLLRMATCAVLVIPADIAHSDRNGAASGATLTLDRERWREVLDDFTQSNVGRRTRLEVNDPELGAQAQEQDYPLLGVTFDPVDERVEIMLGELGAGEPHLSRSVGEVDSLDVLTDDAGRDVALRLHHGSGQTILTLLR encoded by the coding sequence ATGGAAACCGTGATCGAAAAACGCGTCGAGACCGAGCCGGCAACGAAATCGGAGCCGATCCTGGTCGCGACCGATGGCTTGCCGCAATCGCGTGGAGCGCTCAAGACCGCTCGCGCACTCGCCGACCGGTTCGGGACCACCATGCGTGTCGTTTCCGTCCATCAATGGCCGATGCTCGTCATCGCGGACGGCCAGACGCTGCTCGACCCAAGCGTGGCGCAGAGCATACGCGACGATCTCGTGCGGCGAGTCCGCGAACAGTGCACGCTGATCGAAAAGAAGGGGCCGCGCGTCGACGCATGCGAAGTCCTGAACGGTGAGCCGGCGCGGGTGATCACCGAGAGTGCCGTCGACAAGCACGCGCGGCTCATTGTCGTCGGACTCGGGCGACACGAGCTCGTCGATCGCATCTTCGGCGACGAAACCGCATTGAAGGTCGCGCGGCTGAGCCACGTGCCGGTGCTCGCGGTACCGGAGCACGGGGCTGCCGCACCGCGGCACGCCGTCGTCGGCGTGGATTTCAGCGAGGGGAGTGTGCGCGCGGCGGAGGGAGCGCTTCGGCTACTCGCCGACGATGGTTTGCTCGAGCTGGTGCACGTGATCCCGCGTGAGCGTTTGCTCTTCGACACATGGGTCTCGGAAGAAGACTACACGCGCTACGTCCGTCAATCGCTCACCCGGTTCGTCGCGCGGCTCGACGTGCCGAGCGGGGTGCGAGTCGAGGACGTGATCCTGAGCGGTGATGCTGCGCGGGAGATCCAATCCTATGCGTCGCGAGCCGGTGCTGATCTGATCGCCGCGGGTAGCCATGGACACGGCTTTGTCACGAGGCTGGTCGTCGGCAGCGTGACGACGAAGCTGCTCCGCATGGCGACGTGCGCTGTGCTCGTGATTCCAGCGGACATAGCTCACTCCGATCGGAATGGCGCCGCCTCGGGCGCGACGCTCACGCTCGACCGAGAGCGCTGGCGTGAGGTGCTCGACGACTTCACGCAATCGAACGTGGGCCGTCGAACTCGTCTCGAGGTGAACGATCCCGAGCTCGGCGCGCAGGCGCAGGAGCAGGACTACCCGTTGTTAGGCGTCACATTCGATCCAGTCGACGAGCGTGTCGAGATCATGCTCGGCGAGCTCGGAGCGGGTGAGCCGCATCTTTCGCGAAGCGTCGGTGAGGTCGACTCACTGGACGTGCTCACGGACGACGCCGGTCGCGACGTGGCCCTGCGGCTGCATCACGGCAGCGGTCAAACGATCCTGACCCTCCTGCGATGA
- a CDS encoding CBS domain-containing protein — protein sequence MTTNIVVTTPEMTLREVAELFATHHISGAPVVSGAKVVGVVSAADILELAATSRGVPNGVDERSELLGWNDPALDGDATRDGAAPTAYFTDLWSEASDDVTERVNNPLASDVDILDERSVEDIMSRPLVALAPHDDVCSAADLMRRKSIHRVLVVQNGELVGIVTTLDIVKAVADGKLMTRTYVFDRARSATNRELEA from the coding sequence ATGACCACCAACATCGTGGTAACGACGCCGGAGATGACGCTTCGCGAGGTGGCCGAGTTGTTCGCGACGCATCACATCAGCGGCGCGCCCGTCGTCAGCGGAGCGAAAGTGGTCGGCGTCGTCTCGGCCGCCGACATTCTGGAGCTCGCGGCAACATCACGCGGCGTTCCCAACGGTGTCGACGAGCGATCGGAGCTGCTTGGCTGGAACGACCCGGCGCTCGACGGGGACGCCACGCGCGATGGTGCTGCGCCAACGGCCTATTTCACGGATCTCTGGTCAGAAGCAAGCGACGACGTCACCGAGCGTGTGAACAATCCCTTAGCCAGCGATGTCGATATCCTCGATGAGCGCAGCGTCGAGGATATCATGTCACGACCGCTCGTCGCGCTCGCGCCGCACGACGACGTCTGCAGCGCCGCCGATCTCATGCGACGAAAGTCCATTCACCGCGTGCTCGTCGTTCAGAACGGTGAGCTCGTTGGAATCGTCACGACGCTCGACATCGTGAAGGCTGTGGCCGACGGCAAGTTGATGACGCGGACGTACGTGTTCGATCGCGCTCGATCGGCTACGAATCGCGAGCTCGAAGCTTAG
- a CDS encoding multicopper oxidase domain-containing protein — MRSRSYMTMILAALTLGMGFLGLTAARLSTKHVEVVDFGQVLRATAPVFDARIAPASDADVKVFRIPITDAKVEIAKGVTYRGWTFGGTVPGPVIRVRVGDEVRITVVNQSPMPHSIDFHAARIPANVAYRMIMPNDSVSFAFVARDAGAFMVHCGTPPVTMHIMQGMYLPIIVDPKGGWGTTADREFVLVQSEFYAKPTDGSTVQSAIMTPMTADWQAAMAKQASYVVFNGRAFQYKENPLKVDVGDRVRFFVVNAGPSFNSDFHIVGAVFDRVYPDGDPRHALTSVQTYTVPAGGGGVFETVFERDASGEGLYPFVTHSFADAEKGAIGIIQVGAPKVYATMNH; from the coding sequence ATGCGATCGCGCTCATACATGACAATGATTCTGGCAGCGCTTACGCTCGGCATGGGCTTTCTTGGGCTTACCGCGGCACGCCTGAGCACGAAACACGTCGAGGTGGTTGACTTCGGTCAGGTGCTGCGCGCGACCGCGCCGGTGTTCGATGCGCGCATCGCCCCGGCATCCGACGCCGACGTGAAGGTCTTCAGAATTCCGATCACCGACGCGAAGGTCGAGATCGCGAAGGGCGTCACGTATCGCGGATGGACGTTCGGCGGGACGGTGCCGGGCCCCGTCATTCGCGTCCGCGTCGGCGACGAGGTTCGTATCACGGTCGTGAACCAGTCACCGATGCCGCACTCGATCGACTTCCACGCCGCCCGCATTCCGGCGAACGTCGCCTATCGAATGATCATGCCCAACGACTCAGTATCGTTCGCGTTCGTTGCCCGCGACGCCGGTGCGTTTATGGTGCATTGCGGGACGCCGCCGGTAACGATGCACATCATGCAGGGGATGTATCTGCCGATCATCGTCGATCCCAAGGGTGGCTGGGGGACGACGGCGGATAGGGAATTCGTACTCGTACAGAGCGAGTTCTACGCGAAGCCGACCGACGGCTCGACGGTGCAGAGTGCGATCATGACGCCGATGACGGCAGACTGGCAGGCAGCGATGGCGAAGCAGGCGAGCTATGTCGTGTTCAACGGACGTGCGTTCCAGTACAAGGAGAATCCACTCAAGGTCGACGTCGGCGATCGCGTGCGCTTCTTCGTCGTCAACGCGGGACCGAGCTTCAACAGTGACTTTCACATCGTCGGTGCAGTTTTCGACCGCGTGTACCCCGACGGTGATCCGCGTCACGCGCTAACGAGTGTGCAAACCTACACCGTACCGGCCGGCGGCGGCGGCGTGTTCGAGACGGTTTTCGAGAGAGATGCGAGTGGCGAAGGTCTATATCCATTCGTGACGCACAGCTTCGCGGATGCGGAGAAGGGCGCGATCGGCATCATTCAGGTGGGAGCGCCGAAGGTGTACGCGACAATGAATCACTAG
- a CDS encoding heavy metal translocating P-type ATPase, giving the protein MTPRGGLAAASLGVIIVGLLLKFIVPAWAPTVWLVGLIISGAPIVWRTVLEARHGHWATDVVAVLAIVGAVLLRQPLAGLVIVLMRSGGEALEQYAAGRASAALRELEAAAPRIAHRLIGPNLTTVEDLPAGAIDIGDPLLVRPGELVPCNGVVRDGNSLVDVARLTGEPVPVAAAPGTSLMSGSINGEGVLTITATARAEDSQYAKIVELVRTAQSTKAPLVRLADRYAVWFTPATLLVCLLTFLATHDATRVLAVLVVATPCPLILATPIAIIGGISRAARRQIIVRHGGALEALSGVDVAVFDKTGTLTIGKPLVRRVLTTGDLSDAELLRLAASVEQGSSHLLARTLVDAALDSGATLPLARAHIESPGRGVTAEVEGHEVSVGSRAFILERARANPAVLSRLEREEVGLRAYIAIDGCLAGVVEYSDRTRPGLRELRARLATLGIERAILLSGDHAPNVRAVAQEIGIVEARGDLLPEGKVTVVQQLVREGYHVLMVGDGTNDAPALSAAHVGVALASQGGGISAEAADVVVLADDVSRVADAVEIGHHTLDVARQSIWLGLGLSIIAMIAASFGSIAPTIGALLQEVIDIASIANALRASRG; this is encoded by the coding sequence ATGACGCCGCGAGGCGGCCTCGCTGCGGCGAGTCTCGGTGTCATCATTGTCGGGCTGCTTTTGAAGTTCATCGTGCCCGCGTGGGCGCCAACGGTGTGGCTCGTGGGCCTCATCATCAGTGGTGCTCCCATCGTGTGGCGCACGGTGCTCGAGGCTCGCCATGGACACTGGGCGACGGATGTCGTCGCCGTCCTTGCGATCGTTGGCGCGGTTCTTCTGCGTCAGCCACTCGCGGGCCTCGTCATCGTGCTCATGCGCTCGGGCGGCGAGGCGCTCGAGCAATACGCCGCGGGCCGCGCATCGGCGGCGTTGCGGGAGCTCGAGGCCGCAGCGCCTCGCATCGCGCATCGTCTCATCGGCCCGAACCTAACGACTGTCGAGGATCTTCCCGCCGGCGCGATCGATATCGGAGATCCGCTCCTCGTCCGACCCGGCGAGTTGGTGCCGTGCAACGGCGTCGTCCGCGACGGCAATTCACTCGTGGATGTCGCACGCCTCACGGGCGAGCCCGTACCCGTTGCCGCCGCACCCGGCACGTCGCTGATGAGTGGCAGCATCAACGGCGAAGGCGTGCTCACCATCACGGCTACCGCACGCGCCGAGGACAGCCAGTACGCGAAGATCGTCGAGCTCGTGCGCACGGCGCAGTCGACGAAAGCGCCGCTCGTACGCTTAGCCGATCGTTACGCAGTGTGGTTCACCCCGGCCACGTTGCTCGTCTGCCTCCTAACCTTTCTGGCGACGCATGACGCGACGCGCGTACTCGCGGTGCTGGTCGTCGCGACGCCCTGTCCGCTCATCCTTGCCACGCCGATCGCCATCATCGGCGGCATCAGTCGCGCAGCTCGACGACAGATCATCGTCAGACATGGCGGCGCCCTCGAGGCGCTCAGCGGCGTCGACGTGGCCGTGTTCGATAAGACGGGCACGTTGACGATCGGCAAGCCACTCGTGCGGCGCGTGCTCACGACGGGCGATCTGAGTGATGCCGAGTTGTTGCGTCTCGCCGCCTCCGTGGAGCAAGGTTCCAGTCATCTGCTCGCGCGCACACTGGTCGACGCGGCGCTGGACTCGGGTGCCACGCTGCCGCTCGCTCGCGCCCACATTGAATCTCCCGGTCGAGGCGTGACGGCCGAGGTCGAAGGGCACGAGGTCTCGGTCGGGTCGAGGGCCTTCATCCTCGAGCGCGCCCGCGCGAATCCGGCCGTGCTGTCGCGCCTGGAGCGCGAGGAGGTCGGATTGCGCGCCTATATCGCGATCGACGGCTGCCTCGCCGGCGTCGTCGAGTACTCGGATCGCACGCGGCCCGGCTTGCGCGAGTTGCGCGCGCGACTCGCAACGTTAGGCATCGAACGAGCGATCCTCCTTTCGGGTGACCACGCGCCGAACGTTCGTGCCGTAGCGCAGGAGATTGGTATTGTCGAGGCGCGCGGTGATCTTCTTCCCGAAGGCAAAGTCACCGTCGTGCAGCAGCTCGTGCGCGAGGGTTATCATGTCCTCATGGTTGGTGACGGGACGAACGACGCTCCGGCGCTCAGCGCCGCACACGTCGGCGTCGCGCTCGCGAGTCAGGGCGGAGGCATCTCGGCCGAAGCTGCCGATGTGGTCGTACTCGCGGACGATGTGTCCCGCGTTGCCGACGCCGTCGAGATTGGTCATCACACGCTCGACGTCGCACGGCAGAGCATCTGGCTCGGCCTGGGATTGAGTATTATCGCAATGATCGCCGCGTCGTTCGGCTCGATTGCGCCGACGATCGGCGCCCTCCTTCAGGAAGTAATCGACATTGCGTCGATTGCCAATGCGTTGCGGGCGAGTCGCGGCTAG
- a CDS encoding DUF4389 domain-containing protein: protein MSTAATRLGGETIEPVQLRVEPAIDGRNRLTTAFRIILAIPHLILVGGPIAGAMTWTSGDANSRTDWGAGGLLGAVAAIVAVIAWFAILFTGEYPTGLWNLAAFYLRWRARALAYTSLLRDEYPPFGDGEYPASVVLERPSPPRDRISVAFRLILVIPQLLALWALGVAWVITTIIAWFSILLTGRYPARLYEFGVGVLRWNIRVEAYLLLLHDQYPPFSLA from the coding sequence ATGAGCACAGCCGCAACCAGACTGGGCGGGGAGACGATCGAGCCCGTTCAGCTTCGAGTCGAGCCTGCGATCGACGGTCGAAACCGGCTGACGACTGCTTTCCGGATCATCCTGGCGATTCCACATCTCATACTGGTCGGCGGGCCAATCGCCGGTGCGATGACGTGGACCTCCGGCGACGCGAACAGCCGGACGGACTGGGGCGCCGGCGGCCTGCTCGGCGCCGTCGCGGCGATCGTCGCGGTCATCGCCTGGTTCGCGATTCTATTCACGGGCGAATATCCAACAGGCCTGTGGAATCTCGCGGCGTTCTATCTGCGCTGGCGCGCACGCGCGCTCGCCTATACGTCGCTCCTCCGAGACGAGTACCCGCCCTTCGGCGACGGCGAGTATCCGGCTTCGGTCGTGCTCGAGAGGCCGTCGCCGCCGCGCGATCGCATCAGCGTCGCCTTTCGTCTGATTCTGGTGATTCCGCAGCTCCTTGCACTGTGGGCGCTCGGCGTTGCATGGGTCATCACGACTATCATCGCGTGGTTTTCAATTTTGCTAACGGGCCGCTATCCGGCGCGACTCTACGAATTCGGCGTCGGAGTGCTGCGCTGGAACATCCGCGTCGAAGCGTACTTGCTACTCCTTCACGATCAGTATCCGCCATTCTCGTTGGCGTGA
- a CDS encoding flavodoxin domain-containing protein: MRPIAFSFSTQRITGGARVRQQTLQHADRMPSAFFSVSGSAASPDERGRADARRCAEEFLRATHWRPAMTELIGGAMAYTKYGPLLRSIMMQIAKRNARFSTRRGGAESGANDASGSASIRAHRLLPSTSNAM; the protein is encoded by the coding sequence ATGCGCCCCATCGCGTTCTCGTTCTCTACGCAACGCATTACGGGCGGTGCACGAGTTCGTCAGCAGACATTACAACATGCTGACAGGATGCCATCGGCATTCTTTTCAGTGAGCGGATCGGCCGCCAGCCCCGACGAGCGCGGGCGCGCAGACGCGCGGCGTTGCGCCGAGGAATTTCTTCGCGCGACACACTGGCGACCTGCAATGACGGAGCTGATCGGCGGAGCGATGGCGTACACGAAGTACGGCCCTCTCCTCCGCTCGATCATGATGCAGATCGCCAAGCGGAATGCTCGCTTCTCCACTCGCCGCGGTGGCGCCGAGTCCGGCGCCAATGATGCCTCCGGTTCGGCGTCAATTCGTGCTCATCGTCTGCTTCCAAGTACAAGTAATGCCATGTAA
- a CDS encoding CheB methylesterase domain-containing protein: MADYDLIAMTASAGGISALGHVLAALPADFDVPIVVVQHHTPGRTPGLAQVLSKLSKRPVRIAEAGQRIRRGTVYLAPGAEHLVVRPDRSFDLTDGQRIAYVLSSAESLFTSAAKAYGPRMIAVVLTGLGRNGTDGVRRVKEAGGTVIAQDEATSRYFSMPQAAIATGAVDSVLPLGAIAPALIHLTAKAA, encoded by the coding sequence ATGGCCGACTACGATTTGATTGCGATGACCGCCTCCGCAGGCGGCATCTCCGCGCTCGGTCACGTGCTGGCCGCGCTGCCGGCCGACTTCGACGTGCCGATTGTTGTCGTGCAGCATCACACGCCGGGACGCACACCCGGCCTGGCGCAGGTCCTGTCCAAGCTCTCGAAGCGACCGGTGCGCATTGCCGAAGCAGGACAGCGCATCAGGCGAGGAACTGTCTATCTCGCGCCCGGAGCCGAACACCTGGTCGTTAGGCCTGATCGATCGTTCGACCTCACGGACGGCCAACGCATCGCGTACGTCCTCTCGTCTGCCGAGTCACTGTTCACGAGCGCGGCCAAGGCATACGGGCCACGCATGATCGCGGTCGTCCTCACGGGACTTGGCCGCAATGGCACCGACGGGGTACGCCGCGTGAAGGAGGCGGGAGGGACGGTCATTGCGCAGGACGAAGCAACCTCGCGCTATTTCTCGATGCCGCAGGCCGCCATCGCGACCGGCGCCGTCGATTCCGTATTGCCACTCGGCGCGATCGCGCCGGCCTTGATTCACCTGACGGCGAAAGCCGCCTAA
- a CDS encoding pyridoxamine 5'-phosphate oxidase family protein, giving the protein MKKPTKKRAQTRATIARSSPAPSFRVLSRQECEALLHRNKVGRIAFTFHDRVDIEPVHYIHSDGWLHGRTSPGTKVATLLHHPWVAFEVDEVEGLFDWRSVIVHGAVHIPDVDGSPSDRAAYSSTLALIRELVPEALIQGDPTPARQVLFRIHVDEVTGRASSTK; this is encoded by the coding sequence ATGAAAAAGCCGACCAAGAAACGAGCACAAACCCGAGCAACCATCGCGCGGTCTTCGCCCGCTCCAAGCTTTCGAGTACTGTCTCGACAGGAGTGCGAGGCGCTTCTCCACCGAAATAAAGTCGGAAGGATTGCGTTCACCTTTCACGACCGCGTCGATATCGAACCGGTGCACTACATCCATTCGGACGGTTGGCTGCACGGACGTACGAGTCCGGGCACGAAGGTGGCCACGCTCCTTCATCATCCCTGGGTGGCGTTCGAGGTCGATGAAGTGGAGGGCCTCTTCGACTGGCGGAGCGTGATCGTGCACGGTGCCGTGCACATCCCGGATGTCGACGGCTCGCCGTCCGATCGCGCCGCCTACTCGTCGACGCTGGCGTTAATTCGCGAGCTGGTGCCCGAGGCACTCATACAAGGCGATCCGACGCCAGCTCGTCAGGTGCTGTTCAGAATTCACGTGGACGAGGTCACAGGGAGAGCGTCGAGTACGAAGTGA
- a CDS encoding dienelactone hydrolase family protein → MSNMRYANQSRGVAMQIPVASIYLCGRLVLTENARGLVIIANGDGDHLYDETNRFVAERLEDAGFATLTIDLLTPNEAAEDAETSELRFHQSLLASRLMRVTQWLRGRPVFRDLEIGYFASGLCAGAALAAASVADNVRAVVCRGARVDLVVPQLRRVRAQVLLLVGERDTAHIDASRGAYWLLPETARLEVVPNAGHLLDDSMALDRVACEAEHWFGEALDARPAAVEFIDGMLAGVP, encoded by the coding sequence ATGTCGAACATGCGATATGCAAATCAGAGTCGTGGCGTCGCGATGCAGATTCCGGTCGCGTCGATTTACCTCTGCGGACGCCTCGTTCTCACCGAGAACGCGCGTGGGCTGGTGATTATCGCGAATGGCGATGGCGATCATCTCTACGACGAGACCAACCGCTTCGTGGCTGAGCGCCTGGAAGACGCTGGATTCGCCACGCTCACCATCGACCTGCTCACGCCAAACGAGGCGGCAGAAGACGCCGAAACGTCGGAGCTACGTTTCCATCAGAGCCTGCTCGCGTCGCGGCTGATGAGAGTGACTCAATGGCTGCGCGGCCGACCGGTATTTAGAGATCTTGAAATCGGCTACTTCGCAAGCGGTCTGTGCGCGGGAGCCGCGCTCGCCGCGGCATCGGTCGCCGACAATGTGCGTGCCGTGGTCTGCCGCGGCGCGCGCGTCGATCTCGTCGTGCCGCAGCTTCGCCGCGTGCGCGCCCAGGTGCTGCTGTTGGTCGGCGAGCGCGACACTGCGCACATCGACGCGAGCCGCGGCGCCTACTGGCTATTACCCGAAACTGCGCGACTCGAGGTGGTGCCTAACGCCGGCCATTTGCTCGACGATTCGATGGCGCTCGATCGTGTGGCGTGCGAGGCGGAGCACTGGTTCGGTGAAGCGCTGGACGCGCGCCCGGCAGCGGTCGAGTTCATCGACGGCATGTTGGCGGGCGTGCCATAA
- a CDS encoding multicopper oxidase domain-containing protein yields the protein MLSSSRKQWRRRTYDPTLQPLPNERQQRLHWTARQLPIRISANTVVGAWTFEGHMPGPIVRCRVGDTIDFTLTNEGDIPHSMDFHAAQIDVKSAFRSVAKGQSVAYTFKPRYAGAFLYHSGSSLVLMHLGAGMFGAIIVDPPQPLPRAKEFVLVQNEFYLGAAVNGVQPFDYTKMLTTLPDYVAFNGRPGQYQAEPIRVRQGDRVRFHVVDAGPTIPCAFHVVGEQFDTVYLGAPPASAIHGVQTFNVAAGGGMILDLLADVAGEFPFVNHGFGHGQKGAIGISVEP from the coding sequence ATGCTGTCCTCCTCTCGAAAGCAGTGGAGGCGACGAACCTACGACCCCACTCTGCAGCCGTTACCTAACGAGCGACAGCAGCGGCTCCATTGGACCGCGCGACAGCTGCCCATTCGCATTTCCGCCAACACGGTCGTCGGCGCATGGACCTTCGAGGGTCACATGCCAGGCCCTATCGTGCGCTGTCGCGTCGGCGACACCATCGATTTCACGCTCACGAACGAGGGCGACATTCCCCACTCGATGGACTTCCACGCCGCGCAGATCGACGTCAAGTCCGCCTTTCGGTCGGTCGCCAAAGGACAATCGGTTGCCTATACTTTCAAGCCGCGTTATGCAGGAGCTTTCCTCTATCACTCCGGCAGCTCTCTGGTCCTCATGCACCTCGGCGCAGGGATGTTCGGCGCGATTATCGTCGATCCCCCCCAGCCACTGCCGCGGGCCAAGGAATTCGTGCTCGTCCAGAACGAGTTCTATCTCGGCGCCGCCGTGAACGGCGTTCAGCCATTCGACTATACGAAGATGCTCACGACGCTGCCGGATTACGTCGCTTTCAATGGCCGACCAGGGCAGTATCAAGCCGAGCCAATCCGCGTAAGGCAAGGTGATCGTGTTCGCTTCCACGTCGTGGACGCTGGGCCGACGATCCCATGCGCTTTCCACGTTGTCGGCGAGCAGTTCGACACCGTCTATCTCGGCGCGCCACCGGCGAGTGCGATCCACGGCGTGCAGACGTTCAACGTCGCCGCCGGCGGTGGGATGATTCTCGACCTACTCGCTGACGTGGCCGGTGAATTCCCCTTCGTGAATCATGGCTTCGGTCATGGGCAGAAAGGCGCCATCGGGATTTCCGTCGAGCCGTGA
- a CDS encoding YceI family protein: MTKRSLTSLALTAALLTIAGSAQAQSVRLAVGPDSKLWVEGGSNLHGWSCKASSLDAAIEVDEAFLRSTSVTPTLLKKVTVKVPVRNLKCGHGGMDNNLYKALKADGSAEISYILATFDVVQGATSDSFTVKTVGALTVAGTEKTVDMEVTAARLPDGGVKAEGELPLLMTDFGVKPPTALLGTLRTDNKITVKFSLLIGPQTLSAALAGETR, translated from the coding sequence ATGACAAAAAGGTCCCTAACGAGCCTCGCGCTGACCGCCGCGCTGCTGACGATCGCCGGCTCGGCGCAAGCTCAATCCGTTCGCCTTGCCGTTGGCCCCGATAGCAAGCTGTGGGTCGAGGGCGGCTCGAACCTTCACGGCTGGAGCTGCAAGGCCAGCTCGCTCGACGCGGCAATCGAGGTCGACGAAGCGTTCCTGAGGAGCACCAGCGTCACGCCAACGCTGCTCAAGAAGGTCACCGTCAAGGTTCCCGTGAGGAATCTCAAGTGCGGGCATGGCGGAATGGACAACAATCTCTATAAGGCGCTCAAGGCGGATGGCTCGGCCGAGATCAGCTACATCCTCGCGACGTTCGACGTCGTGCAAGGCGCCACGAGCGATTCGTTCACCGTCAAGACGGTCGGCGCTCTGACTGTCGCGGGCACCGAGAAGACGGTGGACATGGAAGTGACGGCGGCTCGGCTCCCCGACGGCGGCGTGAAAGCCGAGGGCGAGCTCCCGCTCCTCATGACGGACTTCGGCGTGAAGCCGCCGACCGCGCTACTCGGCACGCTCCGCACCGACAACAAGATCACCGTGAAGTTCTCACTCCTCATTGGCCCCCAAACCCTGAGCGCCGCTCTGGCCGGCGAAACACGCTGA
- a CDS encoding LysM peptidoglycan-binding domain-containing protein, which translates to MPDSNANGGAKGAADFSDVQAGSSSTAPADKPQSYTVQSGDSLSKIAKHVYGDANKWHAIYDANRDKIKNPDLIQPGQVLSLPPNA; encoded by the coding sequence ATGCCAGACAGTAACGCGAACGGCGGCGCCAAGGGCGCCGCGGATTTCTCCGACGTGCAAGCCGGCAGCTCGAGCACCGCGCCCGCTGACAAGCCGCAAAGCTACACGGTCCAATCGGGCGATAGCTTGTCGAAGATTGCCAAGCACGTCTACGGCGACGCGAACAAATGGCACGCCATCTACGATGCCAACCGCGACAAGATCAAGAATCCCGACCTGATCCAACCGGGCCAGGTGCTCAGTCTTCCGCCTAACGCCTGA